The segment caataattatttttatacatttttaaaattaaattattagatcaaattagagtgtagactacaaaacaagtatataaagtagacttcgtaggaagtctatatatatgtagacttcttttattacgtgtagacttccaaaggatagaaacgtaaaatacatttctgttttttgtttggtcataagggttaaatagtactttcactactcctttaggttggttttgcatttgactgaaagtggggtatacttttacatttgacttgaatatttgggttggttttagcaaatgtccctcttaaatattatatatacttttacaaaacgtaaaatattatatagctAGCTTAAATAAGGGTGGTCAACTTGTTACTAAAATTAGAAAGGGTCTTGTGAAAGTTTGTCATCATTGTTgtaatattgtttaatttttatatataacatgtgTCATGTAACAAACCAGTGTATGCTTTTATGGTTAATCTAAAGTTTATTATGTTTATACTTTTATATGATGTAATGTATTTCATCTTAATTTATTAAAGTTTTGTAAATATTACTATAAATAAAGGTAACTTgtaagttttataaataaggtatgttaataataaaattaaaaaatatatttgaaatatattgtaataagtaaatatattaaaatctaaattgttatattttaaaagttagatACATAGATTGGAGATTGTCTAACTAGGTATTGCCATTAAGTTATTACTGTGGATCTTGAACACAAGactaaagaaataaatataacttCTCATGAAtgaaaaatgaataaatatgAGAACCACATTCATTTGTATGATTCTGTTGGGAGGCTAGAGAGCAGTCACAGCTCTAAAGAGAGCTATGGCAGTATGGCAGCAAACTACAATTCTAAAAGCAACCTGAAAGTATCCTCCACAATGTCTCTTaacaaagggagacagtttgaTAGTAATTggaaatttgttttatattttttctaactttttccatctaaaaaaacaattacaatTGTGAtgtttactattattattataacaACATATTTTCAAAAGTATTGGTAGTTTTGATGGCTAATATGATGTTATAATATATTACTAAATCTGACAACGTGCATGAGTCTCATTTTcaagttttattaatttttaatttatttatttttataaaatagtagcagtcaaattttatccaatCCAATGTTGTAATAGTGGATCTAATCTTTTGAGTTTTCATTTTTACGAAATAATCTTGATAGTTAATTAGGGTTTAGTTAGAAATTAATTTCGGTTCAGATCTACGTTTAGTTAAAGCTAGGTCTTAAGTACACATTCAATTAATCGAATCAAAAGGTACATGTGTGAAGATAAGTTAACAGAAACACATGTGTTAGGTAGCATAAGGATCACATTTATCTATCATTGCATTGTTGGGCAGCAGAAAATAGTCCCTAGCTACAATAAGTTTAGATCTAGCATCTAAAATGGAATACATAAACCAAGTTGGtgaatttagaagaaaaaatatttcaaacatAGTACACATTAttagtaaattaattaaatcaggACTTAATCACTATTGGTCCATCATGTTCGAATAAAATAAACTTTGGAGAACATGGTACACCTATATTTCTCATACTTATGACATCGCTTTAAATAATCATACATTTAAAAAGTCTATCATGATATAGTTCGAATGGAAAAAAGTGGCTCtatgaataatatatagaaaCTCTCACTTCTAGCAAATCATTTCACTTCTAATTTTCCAACACAATGCAGATCCAAAATCTCTGTCTTCTTGCTCTTTTCGTAGCTATATTCAGCTACACCACATCCGCCGCTAGATTCAACTTCAACCACTTCGATGGCTCCAACCTAGTCTTCCTAGGAGACGCAGAGCTCGGCTCCACTGCCGATGGCTCGAGCCTCTCCGGAGCTCTTTCAATGACACGTGACACCTCCCGTTTCTCCCACGGCCAAGGTAAATACGCTAGTGAAATCCCTTTCAAACCCTcgaattcttcttctactactTACTCTTTCAAAACCTCCTTCACTTTCTCTATTTCTCCTCGCCGGAAAACAAACCCTGCTCCCGGCCACGGCCTCGCCTTCATCGTGGTCCCTACCATTGACAACGACGGCGCCGCCGGAAAAGGCTTCCTCGGTCTGTTAAACCAAACCAATAACGGAAACCCTAATAACCATGTCTTTGCTGTCGAGTTTGACGTTTTCCAAGACAAAGATCATGGAGACATTAATGATAACCATGTTGGTATTGACATTAACTCGGTTAAATCGACGGTTTCGGAGAAAGCCGGTTATTGGGTCCAGACAAGAACCGGGGAAGGAAAGAAAGTGTTGGAGTTTAAAGAACTGAAACTGAGCAGTGGTGATAAATACAAATCTTGGGTTGAGTATGATAACGTCACTAAACTTGTCACCGTTACCATCGCTCCAGCGTATCTTAGTAAACCGAAAAAGCCGTTGATCGAAACCCAGATCGACCTCTCCAAGGTTTTCCTTGGTAATATGTTCACCGGTTTTTCCGGTTCAATGGGCCGTGAAGTTGAGCGTCACGATATATGGACATGGAGGTTCGAGAACAACGCCCCCAAAGAAACTAAACCGGTCCAGTCCGGTTAGGACTCTTCTCATTTTgcttttgtttcttgtgtttACCGGTTTTATCTTTCGAGTTGTAACCTTTTAATCGAATTAATGAATAAAAAGCCAGAATTGTGGTTTTCGTCGCATGTTTCGAAATATTTCCATACAACATTGGTTTTCTTTCTGGATCTCTATATTACCATTATagattaattagtaaaacttctcACGTGAAAAggaatctttctttttttgctttGTAAAATACATATCCGATCGATATCTAATGcattgtaaaatatttttttgaaaactagtTCATGTTTCATatgaaaaacaatatatttattttgcttGAAATATTTTCCACAAAAAATTGCAGTTGAAAAATTAACTTATTTACACCAGACAGTACTTATCAAACCTTTAGCAAAAAAAACGTGGTTACCAAAATGTCTTATCAAACCTAGTAAAAGTGGTTACCGCTAATTGTTGTCTTATTGAGCTGCCCGTAACACAATCATTTGTATGCGTGAGCCAATGTGCAAATGCATGTTTTGAGCTAGTTTCTCTATCCATCTCCAGACTATGCATTGAGCATTGGTCTGGTTCTCAGAGTAATTCGCAGCGATGTGAAGCACCCATTAACCGCCGCAGAACAAATGCATGGATTTGTCATGAGGCATAATAAAACGGATAAGGGGGCCTTAAGCAATCACAATTAACATGTGGTCGTCGTAATTAATTGGTATTTGGCTTCTGAGGATGAACGTGAAAATTTGGATtgcttttataattttatagaaCTCTGCGACGTTCCACAACAAATAACTTGGTCTAATTTGCGTGACAATAGGCGTAATCGCAATTCAAATTACTAAAAAATTATTGTCCAGGACAGCCTTTGATATATCGAATTACATGAAGGGCGACATCCCAATGGCATTGGCAAGGTTCATGCATAAACTAAGAGAGAATGTAATACGACGTAGCTCGCTGACTTCGGATGAGTTATCATGAGATAAATAAGGCGACCTACTAGCCAATATATTGGTAGTTATCATAGAAAAACTTATGTTTTGGTTCAATTCCAGTCAATTGAATGGTACTCCTAACCTTGTAACCTATCATATCCCTTTTGCATCCTTAAAATCAATTGCACGCATTGTAGAAAATAAAAGGGATCGTAACTCTAATTAAGAGTACATGCAATAAACCGAACTACAATGATATGCCTGAAGATGAGTTAATAAATAAGAATCACATCAATTTTAACACCAGTAGTTCTGCTCTGTTGCACCACATCCACATGATTTGCTTGTCCTGTTTGTACCTCGTTTGTTTCGCCTGTTTGGCCCGATATGCACGATATGATATCCAATGTCACCATCTGAAACCATAGTACATCATTAAAGTTATTTCTATATAGCTTGTTTATCTATAACTAGTGAGTtctttttgatataaaaattcAAGTTGGCACATGGataaataatcataaaaaaGTTCCGAAAAAGTTGCAAAAAGAAACGTTTTAAAAATTGGCTTTACCAGCCGCCGGGTATTGGGACACACATGAACACCAAAGATCATAATATAAACAAGTCTTTATCCTTTCTTCGAATTGTTTCGAGTTCTATATATGCAACTAGGGATGTCAATTGGACGGACTGGGTGGATTTGGGCGTGTCCATATGGGCTTATTTTTTTCTGGGCGTTTTTGGTCGAGTCCAAATAGGACCATATCCAAATAGGACCATATCCAAATAGGACCATGACCAGGTGGACTGTCCATGGAATCCAGATGTCCATTTAATGTAaaactagaacttgatccgCGCCCCTGCGCGGGTGcttgatttaatttttgtttaacataaaatcataaaccactggtttgataaaaaaaattcatacatatagaatagaatatattattttataatatagatgtttgataatatatttttttatttatacataatattatattattttttataacttaatgcaatttgatgtaattgtactattcatatattgatctgttgtttttttttgaatttattttcaaaagaaaaaaaacatacctaaaattttttgcattagttttctatgaattatctttaattttatgatattttattttcttgaaaattgaactctccaattttttatatttgattaaactaaataaagtaatgctatatttaaaattcttttatataatatatactatatatttcagttgtgtttttattttcactataaagaaacaacaaccattgtaattaattaatttaaattgattttaaatgtaGTGGTAtaatctgtaaataaaaaaatacaaaaaggaaatatgtcatttattataaatgcaatgattaaatgtgtaaataaaagaaagtaataaatctgctatccatgtttccaaacaattctcatttatttgtttatccttgtttccaaacagtactaagggtacttcagttttaataatatagatgtctAATTTTCAAACTTAAAAGATGTACATATTAGAAATTTCATGTTTTACAAAACATACTTAAACTTACTTAAATTTCATGTTTTACAAAACATACTTAAACTTAAATTTCATGTTTCACAAAAGATACTTAAAGTCTTAAACTTAAACTTAAAATCCATATTTACAAAAGCCAAAAGATACTTAAATTTCATGTTTCATTCCTTCACTTAATctacttctttttcttctttcctcCACCTTCTTTTTCACCTTCCTTCTCTTTTTCCCcaaatatttgtgattttaaatattttttttttttaaatatgagcGTATTTGGGCAGCCCATGTCCATTTGGTTTTGTCCATTGGACTCTGGGCGCATCTGCCATAATCCATTTGGACAGAAATATTTCGGGCATATTTGGGCGTGACCATATTAGTCCATATCGATTTGGACATGGGCCGCCCATGGACAATGTGCCCAATTGACATCCCTATATGCAACAGGGCGTCAACAAatcatcaaaaagaaaaaatccaACGGGACGAGGGAACCGACCAACAGCATATTCCCGATGGCTCTTAATTAAAATAGTAGTTGGTCGGTCCTACCTCAAATGCGCAGCCCACGTACACTTCCAAATAGTTCAACAGAGGAGGTATAATTGAAACTCAACAGAAAGTTATAAGATTAATAATTCAATACTAACTCGCTTTGTAAAAGACACATGTTATATTTTTgctaaatatatactatataaatctTCACTTTACACCGAATATCTACATTCCAAAgttaacaaaaaacaaaaaagaccATCAAGCACTCGTCATCGATGAGTCAAAACACTTCTTAAAACACTTCCTTGGTTTTGTATAAATAGAAGCTCACATTGTACACTCAAACACATCAAATCCATATCAAACacacttaacaaaaaaaaatgaaaacctcAATCACATTAGCCATCTTCCTCACTCTCTCCATCTTCTCCTTAACCGGAGCACAAGCCAAAGTCCCCATCGATGAGCAGTTCCGAGTTGTCAACGAAGGAGACTACACCGACTACAGTCCCATTGAATACAATGCCGACGTACGTGGCTTCCGACCCTTCAACGACAACTTCCGTCTCTGCTTCTACAACACAACTCCAAACGCATACACTCTCGCTCTAAGAATCGGAAACAGAGCCCAAGAATCAACTCTCCGATGGGTCTGGGAAGCAAACAGAGACTCTCCGGTCAAAGAAGACGCCACGTTGACTTTCGGTGAAGACGGAAACCTAGTACTCGCCGAAGCCGATGGTCGTGTGGTGTGGCAAACGAACACGGCTAACAAAAACGCCGTTGGTATCAAAATCTTGGAGAATGGCAATATGGTAATATACGACTCCAACGGGAAGTTCGTATGGCAAAGCTTTGATTCACCGACCGACACACTTCTTGTCGGACAGTCTTTGAAAGCCAACGGTCAGAATAAGCTCGTGAGCCGAAGGTCTCCATCGGTCAACGCAAACGGACCTTACAGTCTCGTGATGGAAGCCAAGAAGCTAGTTCTGTACTACACGACAAACAAAACGCCGAAACCAATCGCGTATTACGAATATGAGTTCTTTACCAAGATAACTCAGTTACAGTCAATGACATTCCAAGCTGTGGAGGATTCGGACACCACGTGGGGTCTACACATGGAAGGTGTGGACTCTGGTTCTCAGTTCAACGTCTCGACTTTCCTCTCGCGGCCTAAACACAACGCTACGTTGAGTTTTCTTCGGTTAGAATCAGATGGAAACGTTAGAGTTTGGAGTTACAGTACGTCAGCGAGTTCTACCGCTTGGGACGTTACATACACGGCGTTTACAAACGCCGATACTGACGGTAATGATGAGTGTAGACTCGCTGAGCATTGTGGTGAGTTTGGTTTGTGTAAGAAAGGACAGTGTAACGCTTGTCCTAGCGACAAAGGGCTTCTTGGTTGGGACGAGGCTACTTGTAAGACTCCGAGTCTGACTAGTTGCGATCCCAAGACGTTTCATTACTTCAAGATTGAAGGAGCAGATAGTTTTATGACTAAGTATAACGGAGGCTCGTCGACGACGGAGAAAGCGTGTGGGGACAAGTGTACGAGAGATTGTAAGTGTTTAGGATTTTTCTACAATCGGAAGAGTTCGAGGTGTTGGTTGGGTTATGAGCTCAAGACATTGACTAGAACCGGAGATGCTTCCCTCGTTGCTTATGTCAAGGCTCCTAATGCTAACAAGAACTCAGCTCTTGCCATTTGAAGTGTCAACTACTTTGTTTGTGTGTCGTTTTGACCAATGCTACATTTGTCATTTGTTTTCCTTTCTTCTTAAAAGTTGTTGCTATCggttttatcttattttaagtATTGATATGCTGGTTCTCAGCGTATATCTTAATAAAATGAAGTAAAGTTTATCAATCACTAGTGGTTTGCCCGCCCTATGGGCGGGATGTTGTTTCAATTATTTATGTGTTGTATTccattgtatttttaaatttgatatgcagttttttttttgcaagtgTATGGATAGTCAATAGTTTGAGTGTGAAATTCTTGTTATCATGGCTGTTTTGAGCAGCTTCAGCCAGTGTTAGAGATGATGGCATGACATGTCTGATGTTGGTTCTTGACGACTACATAACTCTAGAGATGATATCTCATTGGATGTTTTGAATGAGTTGTTCGAAACTTGATGTTGGTTGATCTGCTTTCATTTTGTTACATATTTTGTGTAAGAGATAGTTGTTGTTTTTGTGTTGGAGGTTTTGATTTATAGtcatgtaaaatttatattaataagaCGTTTCATCTTTGGTGTGGTAGTGTAATCagttgtaaaattttattgcGTTAATTATAAGACATATTCTTTCCATTTccgaaaataagattttttagagTATATTCTTGTTCCACTaaaatagattttctatatttttaaggtGTATACTTTTGAGAAACATTAATTGTGAatattttgaattaattaaattttattggtggatagttattgaaaaatgtattgaaaattaaattgtaaatatttattatattcttaataaaattgaaaattctagaaaatcttactttcggAAACAGAGAGAGTATGTTTTTGTAACGTAGGGGagctattaattattttgaaattaacaatGATCCTCTTACATTGGTAATAGTTTAGTAATTAAGTTTGGGGGATCAACTCGGTGTTCCGTTTGCCAAAATAATTTATCAATATGTTtgagttatttatttatttcactaaggagtatttgtttgttttgtttgggtTATATGCAGGTTTATCTTAAAATCAAGCACTGTTTTATGCATTTGTACTTAGCTGAATTTGTCTATATTATGTGCATGTGACACTAAGAATAGAATTCTCGTAAATAGACTATTTTCAAACTTTTGTTACAAAAAGAGATTCTcagaaagaaaatgaccaaaatgttcaTTTAATAAGTCTTCTTTGCAGTttcagattattattattttttcaaatttaaaattttttataaaaaaattttgattttttttatttgtgttcaatttttttttttgaaattcgaaaatactttttgaaactatttaaaatatttttattttcaaatttttaatatttattttttatttataaaatttttaactTCAAACCCTAAAGTCATTGAAAGTGTTGGACCGGCACTGCCTCAACGTTGTTATTCTCCAAACATTTCTCTATTATAAAAGTGAAATTATCCAATATACTCGATGGATTATCAGAGAAATATCGGAGGTTCATGTTTGTAaaaagggcaaatctccaaaatagcacatttctaagtttatatcacaaaaatagcactcaaaaactaaaatgaccaaaatagcattttatcttttgaaaaatttaaatttttttatttttcaaaatttgaaatcttatccccaaaacctcacttctcaactctaaaccctaaaacctaaactctaaaccctaaaccctaaattttaaaccctaaaccccactccttgagtgttatttttgtgacttttggccttgagtgctagtttgagaacaaaaacttgatttagtgctattttagtctttttctcttgtaAAAATGACAGGCAACTTCTGTCCCTCAAGCGTAACCATTAGAACCATCCAAGTGTAGTTAGTGTTATAATTAACTGATTTTTCCGACAAAAGGATTATGATTGGTTAATGGTCCCTTTCTTGCCTAATTTGTAAAATAAGTTTGCATATTCATTGATTAAAGAAAACGTATTACAAAGAATTAAATGGAGGATGATCGTTAAAAAAATGATTagctaaatattttttagaatacATATCTAAATTAAGATTGCGCCATGTCCAAGATGAGATCAATTGCAATATACCgtaaaatttgtgtgtttattgtTTGGCTGCTAGTGCTTATTAGAAAGAATGACCAAGGGACTattgcaaaaacaaaaactcacgTTGGAACAATTTCATTGACGGTATTTTTTGAGTTATTGACATCTTCCTAGTTAAGGGACTTTAGGCCTTTAGGGCCTTATACATACGGTCTCTTTTCTTATTAATAGATGATGTCTTTTCCATGGGCCTTAACTATTAACTGGGCAATGAAATCGAACGGAACGCAAAAATGCAACCTGAGCTCTGATCTCCAGATTCTGATCAAGATCCACCGTCTTCCTCCACCGCAACGCTTTTGACCGCCACTACTCGCCACCTATCCACTGTCGGATCTCCTAAAACCATGACAAAGAAGATCGACCAAAACACCGACGGCTTGCTCAAACTAAACATGATTAGCTTTACGATTCCAATTCTCTTCAGCCATAAACTCGGTATCAACCGTTACGGCTCCACTGTGTCTGTAGCTGCTGATAATCTTGCTGCTCACACATATGGCTCAGCTGAGAATAGAACCGTAGAGAAGACAGCTTTTGATGTGAAGCTGGAGAAGTTTGAAGCGGCGTCGAAGATTAAGGTGAATAAGGAGATAAAAGCATTTACGGAGCTGGGACTGAAAGGATCCGGAGGCGATGAGAATCCAAGACGCACGACGATCTCGGCAATGTTTGAACAGCAGCCAGCTTTAAAATCCGCTAGGAAAATTCTTGAATCCGCCATCGGGTTGATGCTTAACAGAGAGTGTTCTTTCCGAGAACAGAGAGGTGTAGTTGCTCATCGCATTCACCGAACACATTTATAGGCGAAGGTGCAATCGGTTACCGTAGATGATGATGAGGCTGATTAATTGCGAGAGAGTGGGAGGAGATCGAAATCACTTGAATGATTGGAGTAATGCAGAGGAAAACAGAAACTGCAAACGTTACAAAGAAGCTGCTGGGATTTGGTGAATCTCGAACGGCACGGCAACTTTGTTAGCCTCCTCCCCCTATTGAAAGAAATCCAAAATAAATTCTGGTCAAAGTATGAGGAAAAAATTAGTGGGCCACTGAATTTGACATTTAAAAACCAAATAGATTGCAACGCGACGGAACATTTTTTGTGATTGAAGAGAGTGTGCCACGTGGCACAATATGAGAATAGGAGAGGTGATGTGGACGCAGGAGGAGCCTTTCTCAGcaactttattattatagatgtttaagtaattattaaaaattccTTACCTCGACTCGATATTAAAGAACAAATATTGTTTAGACTTATCTtctttttataagtttttacaTACATAAAAATTGGGTCGACGAGCTATTTCTCCACGGAAAGTATCGTATAGCACTAAATGTCTCCCAAACGATGACCTCATGCTATTTATCCccgaaaaaaaatttgaaatctatTTCACCATGAAAATAAAGTTTCATCTTTATTTCTACATGAATCTAAAGATTGCAATCGAAAATCCCATGGAACTCAAATGAAATTGGTTTACTGTTTTTAAGCAAACCATAAACCGTTTTAACCCAATGACTAACCGAATTAAGATCCAATTACAACTCAAAACTTAACTAAAAATCCAAAATCCTAATTTTATAACCCGAGCAGACAAATTTCCCCCAAATTAAAGTTCTCTCATTTCACAAATcctgaaaaggaaaaaaaattcaaactgaATCTAGATATTGAAATCAGGAGGAATCAAGAGAGATAACAAATGTCGATGGCCCTTGGCTGTTTTTGTTTTGGCCCAGATTGAAATCAGCAACTCCCTGTCTTACTTCATGTGTGACTCTCGAAAATTTTggctttattttctaaaattattttgttgttgttgtgctTCGTTGTTCTTTCTGCTGATGTGTGTTCTTTATTTGTTTGGTTAaagctttgtttttgtttgaatttaAGACAGTGAACATAGCTGTGAACTTATTCTGAGAAGAAACATCAAATAAATATTCACGCCTAACTTTCTTCTCCATAGAAAACTTACGAAACTGAGCAAAATTACTTTTTTTGAGAGACTCATGCGTTGAAATTAAAGATTTGGGTTCGGTTTTAGTTCTGGTCAAGATTTATGTTTGGTCGGGTTTTATTTGATTATGGTTTAGTTTAGTCCGGTTTATTATCTGAGATTGAAGATTTTATATTGGTTTTACAAAACCATGACAAAACCAAGATACATGGAGAAATAGGTTTCAAACTTTTTTCTCGGGGATAAACAGCACGTAGTCATAGTTCGGGAGACATTTGGTGCTATATGATACTTTTCGTGGGGAAATAGTTCGTCTACCCATAAAAATTTGCTGAGAACATATACAGTTTATATATAACTAGGTACAATACGTGAATATGCAATCACAAAGTAGActaaatatattgtaaacaaTATATGAAAACTTCCTCCATATAACACTTTAATTTCGAAAGGAAGTATGAAAAATTCAGTTCATCTTCGGTCTTGATATTGTGCATACATCCCGTGATTGCAACTACAGCTCCAGAAAAAATATCCTTTTTATCTCGGACATTACATAACTTAAACCTAAAAAACTGTTCTAAAAACATGAACGTTATACTAGAAGTCCCTTATAA is part of the Brassica rapa cultivar Chiifu-401-42 chromosome A09, CAAS_Brap_v3.01, whole genome shotgun sequence genome and harbors:
- the LOC103843211 gene encoding lectin-like protein At1g53080, whose translation is MQIQNLCLLALFVAIFSYTTSAARFNFNHFDGSNLVFLGDAELGSTADGSSLSGALSMTRDTSRFSHGQGKYASEIPFKPSNSSSTTYSFKTSFTFSISPRRKTNPAPGHGLAFIVVPTIDNDGAAGKGFLGLLNQTNNGNPNNHVFAVEFDVFQDKDHGDINDNHVGIDINSVKSTVSEKAGYWVQTRTGEGKKVLEFKELKLSSGDKYKSWVEYDNVTKLVTVTIAPAYLSKPKKPLIETQIDLSKVFLGNMFTGFSGSMGREVERHDIWTWRFENNAPKETKPVQSG
- the LOC103843212 gene encoding EP1-like glycoprotein 4, which encodes MKTSITLAIFLTLSIFSLTGAQAKVPIDEQFRVVNEGDYTDYSPIEYNADVRGFRPFNDNFRLCFYNTTPNAYTLALRIGNRAQESTLRWVWEANRDSPVKEDATLTFGEDGNLVLAEADGRVVWQTNTANKNAVGIKILENGNMVIYDSNGKFVWQSFDSPTDTLLVGQSLKANGQNKLVSRRSPSVNANGPYSLVMEAKKLVLYYTTNKTPKPIAYYEYEFFTKITQLQSMTFQAVEDSDTTWGLHMEGVDSGSQFNVSTFLSRPKHNATLSFLRLESDGNVRVWSYSTSASSTAWDVTYTAFTNADTDGNDECRLAEHCGEFGLCKKGQCNACPSDKGLLGWDEATCKTPSLTSCDPKTFHYFKIEGADSFMTKYNGGSSTTEKACGDKCTRDCKCLGFFYNRKSSRCWLGYELKTLTRTGDASLVAYVKAPNANKNSALAI
- the LOC103843505 gene encoding 50S ribosomal protein L7/L12-like, producing the protein MTKKIDQNTDGLLKLNMISFTIPILFSHKLGINRYGSTVSVAADNLAAHTYGSAENRTVEKTAFDVKLEKFEAASKIKVNKEIKAFTELGLKGSGGDENPRRTTISAMFEQQPALKSARKILESAIGLMLNRECSFREQRGVVAHRIHRTHL